Proteins from a genomic interval of Pseudoruegeria sp. SHC-113:
- the nirB gene encoding nitrite reductase large subunit NirB, translating into MPKQNLVIIGAGMASGRALEELLALAPDAYNVTLFNAEPRGNYNRIMLSPVLSGEKTYEDIVTHTAEWYEENGVTCRFGEKIASVDRARKVVISETGEEVPYDKLMFGTGSNPFIIPLPGHDLEGVIAYRDLEDTNTMIALGEKPGAKAVVIGGGLLGLEAAAGLALRGVDVTVVHIMGHLMERQLDEAAGYLLRKALVDKGIKVMCSANSKEILGENGRVKALLLDDGTELPCDLLVMAVGIRPNIALAKEAGLMVGRGIHVDDQMITSDEDILAVGECVEHDGAIFGLVAPLYDQAKVLARTLVGEEAKFVQKELSTKLKVTGCDLFSAGDFAEGEGREDIVLRDPARGVYRRLVIEKGKIVGAVMYGDTADSNWFFGLIKDGEDITEMRETLIFGPAYQGGEPLDPMAAVAALPDDAEICGCNGISKGDIVAAIKAGAHDLGAVRATTKASASCGTCTGLVEQVLGVTLGDDFVIPAAQGMCGCTDLSHEDVRRMIKSQELKSQQAVWQACGWKTVNGCHVCRPAVNYYLLADWPLEYQDDPQSRFVNERNHANIQKDGTYSVVPRMWGGITTPDELRAIADAADKYNVPTVKVTGGQRIDLLGVKKEDLPAMWYDLNQAGLVSGHAYSKGLRTVKTCVGKDHCRFGTQDSTGLGIKLEKLLWGSWTPHKVKLGVSGCPRNCAEATCKDVGIICVDSGFEVSVAGAAGMDVKETELLAKVATEEEAIALTTAFIQIYRENAKYLDRGYKWVAKVGLDWVKAQIVEDLKTRAALVERFEISQSIYRKDPWAEQATPDYREKKWNPIADLTLEAAE; encoded by the coding sequence ATGCCTAAGCAGAACCTCGTGATCATCGGGGCGGGCATGGCGTCGGGCCGCGCGCTGGAAGAACTCCTCGCGCTCGCACCGGATGCCTATAACGTCACGCTCTTCAACGCCGAACCCCGCGGCAACTACAACCGCATCATGCTCTCCCCGGTGCTTTCCGGCGAGAAGACCTATGAGGACATCGTCACCCATACCGCCGAATGGTATGAGGAAAACGGCGTAACCTGCCGCTTTGGCGAAAAAATCGCCTCCGTGGATCGTGCCCGCAAGGTGGTGATCTCCGAAACCGGCGAGGAGGTGCCCTACGACAAGCTGATGTTTGGCACCGGCTCCAACCCTTTCATCATCCCGCTGCCGGGCCATGACCTTGAAGGGGTCATCGCCTACCGCGATCTCGAAGACACGAACACCATGATCGCACTGGGCGAAAAGCCCGGCGCGAAAGCCGTGGTGATCGGCGGCGGCCTGCTTGGGCTGGAGGCCGCCGCCGGACTTGCCTTGCGCGGTGTCGACGTGACGGTGGTGCACATCATGGGCCACCTGATGGAGCGCCAGCTGGATGAAGCCGCCGGCTATCTGCTGCGCAAGGCGCTGGTGGACAAGGGCATCAAGGTGATGTGCTCGGCCAACTCCAAGGAGATCCTCGGCGAAAACGGCCGCGTGAAGGCGCTCTTGCTGGATGACGGCACCGAACTGCCCTGCGACCTGCTGGTGATGGCGGTGGGCATCCGCCCCAACATCGCGCTCGCCAAAGAGGCCGGGCTGATGGTGGGCCGGGGCATCCATGTGGATGACCAGATGATCACCTCGGACGAGGACATCCTCGCTGTGGGCGAATGCGTGGAGCATGACGGTGCCATCTTCGGCCTCGTCGCGCCCCTTTACGATCAGGCCAAGGTGCTGGCGAGAACGCTGGTGGGCGAGGAAGCCAAGTTCGTCCAGAAAGAGCTTTCGACGAAGCTGAAAGTGACGGGCTGCGATCTCTTCTCTGCCGGGGATTTCGCAGAAGGCGAGGGCCGCGAAGACATCGTGCTGCGCGATCCGGCCCGTGGTGTCTACCGCCGCCTCGTGATCGAAAAAGGCAAGATCGTCGGCGCGGTGATGTATGGCGACACCGCCGACAGCAACTGGTTCTTCGGCCTGATCAAGGACGGCGAAGACATCACCGAGATGCGCGAAACGCTCATCTTCGGCCCGGCCTATCAAGGGGGCGAACCGCTGGACCCTATGGCGGCCGTTGCAGCCTTACCGGATGACGCGGAGATCTGCGGCTGCAACGGCATTTCCAAGGGCGACATCGTGGCGGCCATCAAGGCTGGCGCGCATGATCTGGGGGCGGTCCGCGCCACCACGAAGGCCTCGGCCTCCTGCGGGACATGCACCGGCCTCGTGGAGCAGGTTCTGGGCGTAACCCTCGGGGATGATTTCGTGATCCCCGCCGCCCAAGGCATGTGCGGCTGCACCGATCTGAGCCACGAAGACGTGCGCCGCATGATCAAATCGCAGGAGCTGAAGAGCCAGCAGGCGGTTTGGCAGGCCTGCGGCTGGAAAACCGTGAACGGCTGCCATGTCTGCCGCCCGGCGGTGAACTACTACCTGCTGGCCGACTGGCCGCTCGAATACCAGGACGATCCGCAAAGCCGTTTCGTGAACGAGCGCAACCACGCCAACATCCAGAAGGATGGCACCTACTCCGTGGTGCCGCGCATGTGGGGCGGCATCACCACGCCTGACGAACTGCGCGCCATCGCCGATGCCGCCGACAAGTACAACGTGCCGACGGTGAAGGTGACAGGCGGGCAGCGGATCGACCTTCTGGGCGTGAAGAAAGAAGATCTTCCGGCCATGTGGTACGATCTGAACCAGGCTGGGCTCGTGTCGGGCCACGCTTATTCCAAAGGTCTGCGCACGGTGAAAACCTGCGTCGGCAAGGATCACTGCCGCTTCGGCACGCAGGACTCCACCGGCCTTGGCATCAAGCTTGAAAAGCTCCTGTGGGGCAGTTGGACACCGCATAAGGTGAAGCTTGGCGTGTCGGGCTGCCCGCGCAACTGCGCCGAAGCCACCTGCAAGGACGTGGGCATCATCTGCGTGGACTCAGGTTTTGAGGTTTCCGTCGCCGGCGCTGCCGGGATGGACGTGAAGGAAACCGAGCTTCTGGCCAAGGTTGCCACCGAGGAAGAGGCCATCGCGCTCACCACAGCCTTCATCCAGATCTACCGCGAGAACGCGAAATATCTGGATCGCGGGTACAAATGGGTCGCGAAAGTGGGCCTCGACTGGGTGAAAGCGCAGATCGTG
- a CDS encoding ABC transporter permease, which translates to MATVDPDFSAAEAKEARRARLFTRINKADAWFKVLGLSFITPILKAIAGDNPRAQMKEIWMLLGVPLMSILIFLMVWANLAPKVQTSLGAIPGPSQVWEQVINLHEDAQRTSAKRDAFYERQEERNAKLEAEGKSDKVKWRTFTGKPTYYDQIWTSIKTVFFGFLLATIVAVPLGIAAGLSPVANAAINPMIQIFKPVSPLAWLPIVTMVVSALYTTNDGLFTKSFLNSAITVTLCSLWPTLINTALGVASIDKDLVNVSKVLKMNTYTKITKLVLPSALPLIFTGLRLSLGVGWMVLIAAEMLAQNPGLGKFVWDEFQNGSSQSLAKIMVAVFTIGIIGFLLDRLMYAIQSMFTFSNNR; encoded by the coding sequence ATGGCAACCGTCGATCCAGACTTTTCCGCCGCCGAGGCCAAAGAAGCCCGCCGCGCCCGCCTCTTCACCCGCATCAACAAGGCCGACGCCTGGTTCAAGGTGCTGGGCCTCTCGTTCATCACCCCGATCCTGAAAGCGATCGCCGGCGACAACCCCCGCGCCCAGATGAAAGAAATCTGGATGCTGCTCGGCGTGCCGCTGATGTCGATCCTGATCTTCCTGATGGTCTGGGCCAACCTCGCCCCGAAAGTGCAGACATCGCTCGGCGCCATCCCCGGCCCGTCGCAGGTCTGGGAGCAGGTGATCAACCTGCATGAGGACGCGCAGCGCACCAGCGCCAAACGCGATGCTTTCTACGAGCGTCAGGAAGAGCGCAACGCCAAGCTTGAAGCGGAAGGCAAATCCGACAAGGTCAAATGGCGCACTTTCACCGGCAAGCCGACCTATTACGACCAGATCTGGACCTCGATCAAAACCGTCTTTTTCGGCTTCCTGCTGGCCACCATCGTCGCCGTGCCACTGGGCATCGCCGCGGGCCTTTCGCCGGTCGCCAATGCCGCGATCAACCCGATGATCCAGATCTTCAAGCCGGTGTCCCCGCTCGCCTGGCTGCCGATCGTGACGATGGTTGTCTCCGCGCTCTACACCACCAATGACGGGCTCTTCACCAAGAGCTTCCTGAACTCCGCCATCACCGTGACGCTCTGCTCGCTCTGGCCGACGCTGATCAACACCGCCCTTGGCGTGGCCTCCATCGACAAGGATCTTGTGAACGTTTCCAAGGTCTTGAAGATGAACACCTACACCAAGATCACCAAGCTCGTACTGCCCTCTGCCCTGCCGCTGATCTTCACCGGTCTGCGTCTGTCGCTCGGTGTGGGCTGGATGGTGCTGATCGCCGCCGAGATGCTGGCGCAGAACCCGGGCCTTGGCAAATTCGTCTGGGACGAGTTCCAGAACGGCTCCAGCCAGTCGCTCGCCAAGATCATGGTGGCCGTCTTCACCATCGGCATCATCGGCTTCCTGCTGGACCGCCTGATGTACGCCATCCAGTCCATGTTCACCTTCTCCAACAACCGGTGA
- a CDS encoding ABC transporter ATP-binding protein, whose protein sequence is MGILELKNASKSFGVGTAKTDVLKNIDLSVKEGEFLVLLGFSGSGKTTLINLMSGLEKPTGGEVTFKGKPITGPGPERGVIFQSYSLMPWLTVNGNVGLAVDTMFPEMSKKERAEKVSHYVKMVGLGHATTRRPAELSGGMRQRVNVARALAMDPEMLLLDEPLSALDALTRANLADEIVNIWDTDKKTCVLITNDVDEAIIMGDRIIALNPDGTLGKAFEVNIPRPRDRMEMNDSPIFKRLRADVTKYLMDVGIEAKVEGSRLLPDVTPIHGVPAAVAQAQEGMIDRNFLDFSQLHKIYPTPKGPLTVVEDFNLKLNRGEFISLIGHSGCGKSTVLTMAAGLNDISKGAIRLDGRHVEGADPERAVVFQSPNLFPWLTARENCAIGVDKVYPKASRAEKQDVVDYYLERVGLADAMDRPAHSMSNGMKQRVGIARAFALSPKLLLLDEPFGMLDSLTRWELQEVLMEVWDRTKVTAICVTHDVDEAILLADRVVMMTNGPQATIGKIVDVDLPRPRTRQALLEHPDYYNFRSEVLDFLEEYEHGSTSKKKDAA, encoded by the coding sequence ATGGGTATTCTCGAACTGAAAAACGCCTCCAAGAGCTTCGGTGTCGGTACTGCGAAAACCGACGTGCTGAAGAACATCGACCTGAGCGTGAAGGAGGGCGAGTTCCTCGTCCTCCTCGGCTTCTCCGGCTCCGGCAAGACGACGCTGATCAACCTGATGAGCGGGCTGGAGAAGCCCACCGGCGGGGAAGTCACCTTCAAGGGCAAGCCGATCACCGGCCCCGGCCCCGAGCGTGGCGTGATCTTCCAGAGCTATTCGCTCATGCCCTGGCTCACGGTGAACGGCAATGTGGGTCTCGCGGTCGACACGATGTTTCCTGAGATGTCCAAGAAGGAACGCGCCGAGAAGGTGTCGCATTACGTGAAGATGGTGGGCCTCGGCCATGCCACCACGCGCCGCCCGGCGGAGCTTTCGGGCGGGATGCGCCAGCGGGTCAACGTGGCCCGCGCGCTGGCGATGGATCCCGAGATGCTGCTCTTGGACGAGCCGCTCTCCGCGCTCGATGCTCTCACCCGCGCCAATCTCGCCGATGAGATCGTCAACATCTGGGATACCGACAAGAAGACCTGCGTGCTGATCACCAATGATGTGGATGAAGCCATCATCATGGGCGACCGCATCATCGCACTGAACCCCGATGGCACGTTGGGCAAGGCGTTCGAGGTCAACATCCCGCGCCCGCGCGACCGGATGGAGATGAACGACAGCCCGATCTTCAAGCGCCTGCGCGCCGACGTCACCAAATACCTGATGGACGTGGGCATCGAGGCCAAGGTCGAAGGCAGCCGCCTGCTGCCCGACGTGACGCCGATCCATGGCGTTCCGGCGGCCGTGGCCCAAGCGCAGGAAGGCATGATCGACCGCAACTTCCTCGACTTCTCCCAGCTCCACAAGATCTACCCCACCCCCAAGGGCCCGCTCACGGTGGTGGAGGATTTCAACCTCAAGCTCAACCGGGGCGAATTCATCTCGCTCATCGGGCACTCAGGCTGCGGCAAATCCACCGTGCTCACCATGGCCGCTGGCCTGAACGACATTTCCAAAGGCGCGATCCGTCTGGATGGCCGCCACGTGGAAGGCGCAGACCCGGAGCGCGCGGTGGTGTTTCAGTCGCCGAACCTCTTCCCCTGGCTCACCGCGCGTGAGAACTGCGCGATCGGGGTGGACAAGGTCTATCCCAAGGCCAGCCGCGCCGAGAAGCAGGACGTGGTGGATTACTACCTTGAGCGCGTCGGCCTTGCCGATGCCATGGACCGCCCGGCGCATTCCATGTCCAACGGCATGAAACAGCGTGTCGGCATTGCGCGGGCCTTCGCGCTGTCGCCCAAGCTGCTGCTGCTCGATGAGCCCTTCGGGATGCTCGACAGCCTCACCCGCTGGGAGCTGCAGGAAGTGCTGATGGAGGTCTGGGACCGCACCAAGGTCACCGCGATCTGCGTCACCCACGATGTGGACGAAGCCATCCTGCTCGCCGACCGCGTGGTGATGATGACGAACGGCCCGCAGGCCACCATCGGCAAGATCGTGGACGTGGACCTGCCGCGCCCGCGCACCCGCCAGGCCCTGCTGGAACACCCCGATTACTACAACTTCCGCTCCGAAGTGCTCGATTTCCTTGAGGAATACGAACACGGCTCCACCAGCAAAAAGAAGGACGCAGCATAA
- a CDS encoding CmpA/NrtA family ABC transporter substrate-binding protein, giving the protein MAAPATAEMLDVEKDELTFGFIKLTDMAPLAVAYENGYFEDEGLFVTLEAQANWKVLLDGVIDGQLDGAHMLAGQPLAATIGFGTEAHIITPFSMDLNGNGITVSNEIWDKMKPHVAKMDDGRPQHPISASALKPVVEEYAAEGKPFNMGMVFPVSTHNYELRYWLAAGGLHPGFYSAENITGQIGADVLLSVTPPPQMPATMEAGTIYGYCVGEPWNQQAVFKGIGVPVITDYELWKNNPEKVFGITAEFAEEYPNTTVAITKALIRAAIWLDENDNANRPEAVEILSRSEYVGADYEVIANSMTGTFEYEKGDKREVPDFNVFFRYNATYPFYSDAVWYLTQMRRWGQITEAKPDSWFDEVAKSVYKPEIYLEAARHLVEEGLANEADFPWDSDGYKAPTPAADIIDGIPYDGKAPNAYLDSLPIGLKGEQTVVGNEVQG; this is encoded by the coding sequence ATGGCCGCGCCCGCCACGGCCGAAATGCTCGACGTCGAGAAAGACGAGCTGACCTTCGGCTTCATCAAGCTGACCGACATGGCCCCGCTGGCCGTCGCCTATGAAAACGGCTACTTCGAGGACGAAGGCCTCTTCGTGACGCTCGAAGCCCAGGCCAACTGGAAAGTGCTACTGGACGGCGTGATCGACGGTCAACTCGACGGCGCGCATATGCTCGCAGGCCAGCCGCTCGCCGCCACCATCGGCTTTGGCACCGAAGCCCATATCATCACCCCCTTCTCCATGGATCTGAACGGCAACGGCATCACCGTTTCCAACGAGATCTGGGACAAGATGAAGCCCCATGTCGCCAAGATGGACGACGGCCGCCCGCAGCACCCGATCTCTGCTTCCGCGCTGAAACCGGTGGTCGAGGAATATGCCGCCGAGGGCAAGCCCTTCAACATGGGCATGGTCTTCCCCGTCTCCACCCACAACTACGAGCTGCGCTACTGGCTCGCCGCCGGTGGCCTGCACCCGGGCTTCTACTCGGCCGAGAACATCACCGGCCAAATCGGCGCCGATGTGCTGCTCTCCGTGACCCCGCCGCCGCAGATGCCCGCCACGATGGAAGCCGGCACGATCTACGGCTACTGCGTGGGTGAGCCGTGGAACCAGCAGGCCGTGTTCAAAGGCATCGGCGTGCCGGTGATCACCGACTACGAACTCTGGAAGAACAACCCCGAGAAGGTCTTCGGCATCACCGCCGAGTTCGCCGAGGAATACCCGAACACCACCGTTGCCATCACCAAAGCCCTGATCCGCGCCGCGATCTGGCTGGATGAGAACGACAACGCCAACCGCCCCGAAGCGGTGGAGATCCTGAGCCGCTCCGAATATGTGGGCGCGGATTACGAGGTGATCGCCAACTCCATGACGGGCACGTTCGAGTATGAAAAGGGCGACAAGCGCGAAGTGCCGGACTTCAACGTCTTCTTCCGCTACAACGCCACCTACCCCTTCTACTCCGACGCCGTCTGGTACCTGACCCAGATGCGCCGCTGGGGCCAGATCACCGAAGCCAAGCCCGACAGCTGGTTCGATGAGGTCGCCAAATCCGTCTACAAGCCGGAGATATACCTCGAAGCCGCCCGTCACCTCGTGGAAGAAGGCCTCGCCAATGAAGCCGATTTCCCCTGGGACAGCGATGGCTACAAGGCCCCGACCCCGGCTGCCGACATCATCGACGGCATCCCCTACGACGGCAAAGCCCCCAACGCCTACCTCGACAGCCTGCCGATCGGCCTGAAGGGTGAGCAGACGGTCGTCGGCAACGAGGTCCAGGGCTAA